From Micromonas commoda chromosome 3, complete sequence, a single genomic window includes:
- a CDS encoding predicted protein translates to MSFAAVSTHAGAVASSRRAPVGMGASTLGEQRQVGRLVDHVAGRRYRHRRFDVRWTASAGDPNNESRRRSLNSRNAPGHAHRRGPKPPSIDRVLRAMPELTPESPKDKPVSTNAMSFDESSIGDTEFIAETKLPTGSGFYRLRGYRHSVDGGVPSEPVAICFGDIEGREKVPVRVHDACFTSEVLGSLKCDCKQQLQLAMEYIQENDGMVIYLHQEGRGIGLANKIAAYALQDTQGLDTVDANRALGLPDDVREYTAVANILEDMGIRSIQLMTNNPRKVATLERLGVKIEGRIPCIVKANLFNQGYLEAKEGRMKHFLDGSWCYWDHSGNTFDEDDAAASGEGGGAEQGEPAAEEK, encoded by the coding sequence atgagTTTCGCCGCGGTTTCAACGCACGCGGGAGcggtcgcgtcctcgcgacgcgcgcccgtcgggaTGGGAGCCTCCACGCTCGGAGAGCAACGACAGGTTGGCCGGCTGGTCGATCACGTCGCGGGACGGCGATACCGCCACCGTCGCTTCGACGTGaggtggacggcgagcgcgggggatcCGAACAACGAGTCGCGCCGCAGATCGTTGAACTCGCGCAACGCCCCGGGTcacgcgcaccgccgcggcccgaagccgccgtcgatcgatcgcgtcctccgcgcgatGCCCGAGCTCACGCCGGAGTCCCCCAAGGACAAGCCGGTGTCCACCAACGCCATGTCCTTCGACGAGTCCTCGATCGGCGATACCGAGTTCATCGCCGAGACCAAGCTCCCCACCGGCAGCGGCTTTTACAGGCTTCGCGGGTACCGACactccgtcgacggcggcgttccgTCGGAGCCCGTCGCCATCTGCTTCGGCGACATCGAGGGCCGCGAGAAGGTGCCGGTGCGAGTCCATGACGCGTGCTTCACCTCCGAGGTGCTCGGGTCCCTCAAGTGCGACTGCAAGCAGCAGCTGCAGCTCGCCATGGAGTACATCCAGGAGAACGACGGCATGGTCATCTACCTCCACCAGGAGGGCCGGGGCATCGGCCTCGCCAACAAGATTGCCGCGTACGCACTGCAGGACACCCAGGGATTGGACACCGTGGACGCCAACCGCGCCCTGGGCTTACCGGACGACGTGAGGGAGtacaccgcggtggcgaacaTCCTCGAGGACATGGGGATCAGGTCGATCCAGCTGATGACGAACAACCCGAGGAAAGTCGCCACGCTGGAGCGGCTCGGGGTGAAGATCGAAGGACGGATCCCGTGCATCGTCAAGGCTAACCTGTTCAACCAGGGGTAcctcgaggcgaaggagggaCGGATGAAGCACTTCCTGGACGGGAGCTGGTGCTACTGGGACCACTCGGGGAACaccttcgacgaggacgacgcggccgcgagcggcgaaggcggcggcgcggagcagggtgaacccgccgcggaggagaagtAA
- a CDS encoding predicted protein, whose translation MSAAARPAAIAPRDAARRVASTRARRVVSAPLRGRTERRRAPHPARATTRASTPREGRSDDGPTLVETSSGGQQLRRWGRTPTGGFDRQPPRRPEEELAGQGEATSGRSGFARWDPRLSPRLRAVFLPAGYPDTVSPDYAPFIRWHLGSLMFRNVLEVITAQSLLVALGMGSTPGALPLTAATKWVLKDGIGSLATLAAGSLGGQKCDEDPKRWWMVSNAFEDVARVIELVTPAAPALFLPLAATATFVRTAALTGRGSLVNGSLMQHFARNENTADVRARLEVQGRWLALVALPVGIGIFRTVSQSFASDPEEPARDVAIAVALYGGVVCAHLVCIWNAAKVLRFETLNRARLVRQARAFRDGGAAAIADYNAAGDEEGVFRARFSPGDPVLGASLPDAARDWAHLERLVGHARDGFISPMELPPGSSGRTDVGRRFALGWNERDGGCPAVLLDADATARDVFAAALAGVHASRGVRGGDDAEGFGRAYAWGDARVDEFIVAMAAKGWRVDFVQLGTAPRYRLGSLLGTGSGGGEVGGGTRGGKGGSVGVDASVDDVLAT comes from the coding sequence ATGAGCGCAGCGGCGCGGccggccgcgatcgcgcctcgcgacgcggcgcgacgcgtcgcgtcgacgcgggcgcgacgcgtcgtctcgGCACCGCTTCGAGGACGGACagagaggaggagggcgccgcatcccgcgcgcgcgacgacccgtGCGTCGACACCGAGAGAGGGGCGATCTGACGACGGTCCGACGCTCGTGGAGACTAGCAGCGGCGGGCAGCAGCTGCGCAGGTGGGGTCGCACCCCGACCGGCGGCTTCGATCGCcagcccccgcggcgaccggagGAGGAACTCGCTGGACAGGGCGAAGCGACGTCGGGGCGCTCCGGTTTCGCGAGGTGGGACCCGAGGCTGTCCCCGAGGCTCCGCGCCGTCTTCCTGCCCGCGGGCTACCCCGACACCGTCTCGCCGGACTACGCTCCGTTCATCCGGTGGCACCTCGGCTCGCTCATGTTCCGCAACGTCCTCGAGGTCATCACCGCGCAGAGCCTATTGGTGGCGCTCGGGATGGGCtccacgcccggcgcgctcccgctcacggcggcgacgaagtgGGTCCTCAAGGACGGCATCGGttccctcgcgacgctcgcggcgggatccCTCGGCGGGCAGAAGTGCGACGAGGATCCCAAGCGGTGGTGGATGGTGAGCAACGcgttcgaggacgtcgcgcgggtcatCGAGCtcgtcacccccgcggcgcccgcgctcttCCTCCCGCTAGCCGCGACGGCCACGTTCgtgcgcaccgcggcgctcacgggGCGGGGATCGCTCGTGAACGGGTCCCTCATGCAGCACTTCGCGCGCAATGAGAACACCGCGGACGTCCGCGCCAGGCTGGAGGTCCAGGGGCGGTggctcgccctcgtcgcgctcccggTGGGCATCGGCATCTTTCGCACGGTTTCGCAATCCTTCGCGAGCGATCCGGAGGAACCCGCGAGggacgtcgccatcgcggtggcgctctacggcggcgtcgtgtgCGCGCACCTGGTGTGCATATggaacgccgcgaaggttCTGCGGTTCGAGACGCTCAACCGCGCGAGGCTGGTGCGCCAGGCGAGGGCTtttcgcgacgggggagccgcggccatcgccgatTACAacgcggctggcgacgaggaagggGTGTTTCGCGCGAGGTTTTCGCCCGGCGATCCCGTCCTCGGGGCGTCCctcccggacgcggcgagggactgGGCGCACCTCGAGCGTCTCGTAGGGCACGCGCGGGATGGATTTATTTCCCCGATGGAACTTCCTCCCGGGTCTTCGGGTCGGACAGACGTCGGACGAAGGTTCGCGCTGGGGTGGAACGAGAGGGACGGCGGTTGTCCAGCggtgctcctcgacgccgacgcgactgcccgcgacgtcttcgccgcggcgctcgctgGGGTGCACGCGAGTCGTGGGGTtcggggcggggacgacgcggagggttTTGGGCGGGCGTACGCGTGgggggacgcgagggtggaCGAGTTTATAGTGGCGATGGCTGCGAAAGGGTGGCGCGTGGATTTCGTGCAGCTGGGTACGGCGCCGAGGTACAGGCTCGGGTCTCTGCTCGGTACAGGATCGGGAGGCGGGGAAGTggggggcgggacgcgcggggggaagGGGGGAAGcgtcggggtggacgcgtcggttgacgacgtcctcgcgacgTGA
- a CDS encoding predicted protein, with translation MREARDAEGPRRSFSLHRVSEHDRLVGEGRDVRILHVVRHAQGTHNVDQKYRDPRNHDARLTGFGEQQCEALSRTPAAIEAQRSASLVVTSPLTRCVQTALLSFPDIARREEVPFVALECIRETVNFACDGRRRRSEIAADFPRVNFSADDGVGDEDELWARYENLCGPTSAHDGHRESCDLPSVADRGRAFFAWLRRRPEREAIVSSHSAFLRCVFSWGQDGGVRAAPDQALGESVWGELVDVNVPVVDYRGDVKLEYDLRRDWENCEMRTFLVAF, from the coding sequence atgAGAGAGGCTCGAGACGCCGAGGGGCCGCGCCGATCCTTCTCCCTGCACCGCGTGTCCGAGCACGATCGACTGGTGGGGGAGGGGAGGGACGTGCGGATACTGCACGTCGTGCGGCACGCGCAGGGCACGCACAACGTCGATCAAAAGTACCGCGACCCGCGGAACCACGACGCGAGGCTCACCGGGTTCGGGGAGCAGCAGTGCGAGGCCCTGTCGCgaacgcccgccgcgatcgaggcgcaGCGATCGGCATCGCTCGTGGTCACCTCCCCGCTCACACGCTGCGTCCAGACCGCCCTGCTGTCGTTCCCGGACATCGCACGAAGGGAGGAGGTACCCTTCGTCGCTCTCGAGTGCATTCGCGAGACGGTAAATTTCGCCTGCGACGGTCGAAGGCGCCGGTCGGAGATCGCGGCAGACTTCCCGCGGGTGAACttctccgccgacgacggcgtcggggacgaggacgagctgtGGGCGAGGTACGAGAACCTGTGCGGGCCCAcgagcgcgcacgacggTCACAGGGAGAGCTGCGACCTGCCCTCGGTGGCGGACCGCGGCAGAGCGTTCTTCGCGTGGCTTCGACGTAGGCCCGAACGGGAGGCGATCGTCAGCTCGCACAGCGCGTTCCTCCGGTGCGTGTTCAGCTGGGGCCAGGACGGCGGGGtgcgggcggcgcccgaTCAGGCGCTGGGAGAATCGGTGTGGGGGGAACTCGTCGACGTGAACGTCCCAGTGGTGGActaccgcggcgacgtcaagtTGGAGTACGACTTGCGGAGGGATTGGGAAAACTGCGAGATGCGAACCTTCCTCGTGGCGTTCTGA